From Acinetobacter suaedae, one genomic window encodes:
- a CDS encoding 3'-5' exonuclease has product MSLRFPILVFDIETLTDLKAGAHLYHLDLPEADVEQALTKIRRQESGIDFQRLPLHEIVCISGLWIDEKGIRLFSFSQEQNTEAEMLSKFLSIFDKKQPTLVSWNGSQFDLPVILFRAMYHGLSAPSLFDQGEIDNQKRFNNYQNRYHHRHVDLMDVMAMFNGRNFQKLDDIACLLGFPGKRGESGYHVPEYVRTKQWLKLTSYCEGDVLNTWLVYLRWLLLKGQLNQQDHQQLIQSTIDYLQTQTQQSDFMRVWQQTSQYTVFTAPTFASKN; this is encoded by the coding sequence ATTAGCTTACGTTTTCCAATTTTGGTTTTTGATATTGAGACCCTGACCGATTTAAAGGCAGGTGCTCATCTTTATCACTTGGATTTGCCTGAAGCAGATGTCGAACAGGCGTTGACCAAGATTCGTCGTCAAGAATCGGGGATCGATTTTCAACGATTACCTTTGCACGAAATTGTATGCATTTCTGGTTTGTGGATCGATGAAAAAGGCATTCGTTTATTTTCATTTAGCCAAGAACAAAATACAGAAGCTGAAATGTTGTCAAAATTTTTATCAATTTTTGATAAAAAGCAGCCAACCCTTGTGAGCTGGAATGGCTCTCAGTTTGATTTACCTGTCATTTTATTTCGTGCGATGTATCATGGGCTGTCTGCACCGAGTTTGTTTGATCAAGGTGAAATTGATAACCAAAAACGATTTAATAACTATCAAAACCGATATCATCATCGACATGTTGACTTGATGGATGTGATGGCCATGTTTAATGGTCGAAATTTCCAGAAATTGGACGATATTGCTTGCTTACTCGGTTTCCCAGGAAAACGTGGTGAGTCAGGTTATCATGTACCAGAATATGTGCGGACTAAACAATGGCTAAAATTAACCAGCTATTGTGAAGGAGATGTATTGAATACGTGGTTAGTGTATTTACGGTGGTTATTGCTGAAAGGTCAATTAAATCAGCAAGATCACCAACAGTTAATTCAGTCAACTATTGATTATTTACAAACGCAAACGCAACAATCAGATTTTATGCGGGTATGGCAACAAACATCGCAATATACTGTATTTACCGCACCAACGTTTGCATCAAAAAATTAG
- the cysM gene encoding cysteine synthase CysM, with the protein MTNTQPDFLADEFLLDEYVGKTPLVRLQRLASHTQATILAKLEGNNPAGSVKDRPAYNMIVQAEKRGQIKPGDTLIEATSGNTGIALAMVSAMRGYKMKLIMPNNMSQERKDAMSAYGAELIEVTQQQGMEGARDLALQMQAEGQGYVLNQFGNPDNVEAHYLTTGPEIWKKTGGKITHFVSAMGTTGTIMGVSKYLKEQNPDIQIVGLQPSDGSSIAGIRRWPEAYLPTIFDRSRVDRIIDIPQIEAERTMRKLARTEGISAGTSSGGAVWASIKIAEENPGAVIVCIICDRGDRYLSTGLFSVQD; encoded by the coding sequence ATGACCAATACGCAACCAGATTTTTTAGCAGATGAATTTTTACTAGATGAATATGTGGGTAAAACACCTTTAGTGCGTTTACAGCGTTTAGCAAGTCATACTCAAGCTACGATATTGGCAAAGTTGGAGGGTAATAATCCCGCGGGTTCAGTAAAAGATCGTCCTGCTTATAACATGATTGTTCAAGCAGAAAAGCGTGGTCAGATTAAACCAGGTGATACTTTAATTGAAGCAACCAGTGGCAATACAGGGATTGCTTTGGCAATGGTTTCGGCAATGCGTGGTTATAAAATGAAGCTGATCATGCCGAACAATATGAGCCAAGAGCGTAAAGATGCAATGTCTGCCTATGGTGCTGAGCTAATTGAAGTTACCCAGCAACAAGGTATGGAAGGAGCTAGAGACTTGGCTTTACAAATGCAGGCTGAAGGTCAGGGGTATGTTCTGAATCAGTTTGGCAACCCAGATAACGTTGAAGCACATTATCTCACTACAGGACCTGAAATCTGGAAGAAAACGGGTGGGAAAATTACCCATTTTGTTAGTGCGATGGGGACCACAGGCACGATTATGGGCGTGTCAAAATATTTGAAAGAACAAAATCCAGATATTCAAATCGTAGGTTTACAGCCTTCTGATGGTTCAAGTATTGCAGGAATTCGTCGTTGGCCAGAAGCATATTTACCAACAATTTTTGATCGAAGCCGAGTGGATCGTATTATTGATATCCCACAGATTGAGGCAGAGCGTACCATGCGTAAATTGGCGCGTACGGAAGGGATTAGTGCGGGAACATCTTCAGGAGGAGCGGTTTGGGCTTCAATTAAAATCGCTGAAGAAAATCCAGGTGCTGTAATCGTCTGTATCATCTGTGATCGTGGAGATCGTTACTTATCAACCGGTCTATTCTCAGTACAAGATTAA